From the genome of Solanum stenotomum isolate F172 chromosome 5, ASM1918654v1, whole genome shotgun sequence:
ATGCAATATGCTACTAAGAACTCTTTGTTTTCAAGCTTGAattagaatagaaggaaaatataaggatatcaacaatcATACTACTCAACTCATCATCCCCCACTTCGGGTAAACCCATCTAAGGTTATcatcaaacaacaaacaaaattgaCTTACCTCCATTTAGTCCCTTATCCCTTTTAGCTTGAAGCAAATAGAAATGGTTCCTCTTAGGAGCATTTGGATCCGGGCCATCATGAGCAACTTGATTGGTCTCTTTCCCTTTTGCCTTAAGTGTAGGGCAATCTAGCATTTTATGACCTTTACTCCCACATCCAAAGCATCCATCCGTATCTGCAAGACATTTGCCCAAATGTTGCTTTTCACAAGTAGCACACCTAGGCCTCTTAAAATTAGAGCCACCTCCATTCCCTCtgtgaggtttagggttagacaccctatcattgttgaccATTGAAGATTCTTGGTTAAAGAACCTCTTCTTAGACCTAGATTGGTTTTGTTCATCTGGCCTAGCCCTCTTCATATTTCTATTAATCCTCCTAAGCTTTGTCTCCTCAAGTTGTTAAGCATAAACCATAAGCctggagatatccatatcatgatgGAGCATGGTCGTACGACACTCTTCTTCAACCAAACCGAAAACCCCCATCACAAACTTAGAGAGTTTGGGAAACTTGAGAGAGCATTCCTTCACTCTCATATTCCCTTGACGTAGGTTCATGAACTCAACCAAACTTTGCTCTCTCAACCCTAAGGGgaaacacctatcaagaacacTCCCCAATCTATTGGGTCAGCCCCTATGGGTCTCTCATCCCTCCATTGCTCAAACAACACTTTAGCTACATCCTTGAGTTGGTGGTAGGAAGCCAACTCCGCCTTCTCCCTAGGAGTCACTCCCATTGCATCAAAAATCTTAAACCATCTATAaagttttgtgggtcctcaTCTACCTTAGAACCAAAGAAGGTaggagggttcatccttgtgaaatcccttaacCTTGAGGCCACGGTACTCTCaatagcattcaccctaggcctcACATCTCTATTTATTTGAGTAGTCATGGCACATGCCAGCTTCTCTAATCTCCCCATTAGTCATATCCGGGGGAGCCACCGGAACCACATTCTCTTGCCCACCTAAAGGAGCTTGGTCAACTTGCActccttggggaggaactctcCCATCATCTATCTCCTCTTTCGCTCTCCTCCGAATAGCCCTTGTATttatatcctataaacacaagagacgGATTAAGAAAAGGACACCTATAGACCAAACTCTCAGGCACGGcatcaagaataatgaaagaaagtgaaacttctatCATCCTaaagcctctcgctcatagatgtgtcgcgactcgcaccgatgaacaagactctactagacgtggctttcGAGACTTTTAACCTAAAAGTAATCTttaaaaccttatgctctgataccaaatttataacgacccgagagcacctcctagccgttacatgcatattcgacctctcggaggtcttataagccttagcattcattcatcgcatggatcataaaaatcactaagaatttaaaacttttattcaaaatgaccataagacttcaagagtcatcaacatttgaaaacatcaatacgaaagcggaactactaagtctctttagccaatcttagacaagaatttaaaacgtactaagggacacgaccctttgcaaatgaaatgaaacttaagtgtctattacaattactaagaaacttctaaacatagttctcgaatcttgaggaaataccaaagacttggaagagtgaagcaatccaagcaactccaaagTACAATCTCCTCCTAATTACCccaacctacacttgtagtaaaatagaagaaaatagtacaacacacgtactaagtatgagaatatgcaaaacatgctaaatAGGACATTTGTTTGGAAGTTTCactttcatgccattttgataaaatctcatgaacatcaacTTAATAGGCAccatataagtcacaaccaacaatacaaactcatatgcttcacaatacatcataaacatacataacccaTTTATCTTTATCTTCTTGCCTTGGACCTCCACCTTGAGTTACCCTTAAGCAACACCTTTATGCAATGTATGGGCAACGTCCCATACCAtctcacccacactaaggcaccaccttaaggtcacacaatgtgcacttaccatgcatacctcgaccttcaccaattaatcacataagacatataagcacataagccaacaagtcacttcataaaactagaacactcatcaaatgtcatcccaagactcacctaagcaagacatggtgaggcagcccatactacctctccataccacacccatgtgatccttaaggctacacaagacaaACTCAattcacatctcaacataaatcgttcattcaacttaatgcatttagacaacttcattcattaatgacataagatcatcacatTCATTCAATTCGACATAAGcacttacattcaattcattatgactcactttcacattagcatgctcaaagaCCAACACTTTTATTAATTAGCCCAATaagactcattcattcattatcattactaagacacaCCAAGATCTCCCTTAAATGTCAACTTGTGCAATGTCAAGATgatgtcccattccaccacctatcctaaGTACTACACCCTTAACAGACCCTAGTgaattcattcattaatgtgggggaagagccttaaccgacatagaccatggagcttcacatggaatcccggtagtaacccttaccggatgagggatccccacttgccaaaggtagggtcattcttttagcctttacgTGGTTGAAATCACTagctagtcctatgtgggcacatagttaagggatagaaggattgctactaagtactctcctCTCAACTTACGAAGGAGCACCCATCttaagggttgctactaaatGCTCACATGTCAACTAACGAAGGAGTATCCACCCATCTttatatcctctcggtgctagacATTACTCCCCCACGGAATTGGACATTCATTTcgttcattcatttagggataatgctactaagtactctcatatcaactcacgaaggagtactcatcataacccaacattcattcattaaggaagctcttggattcaaagatgagaaaacctttcatctaggAACCCCATTTATTTAAATGagtactttatgagactatccttacaatagacccaacttccattcattagcattaactcccattcttttcattcattctcacattctttcattttttttcattcactaggtgtgagagtAGGTAAACATAGTATATCCTAACCTCAccttcattataagtcattcaacgaagacaacaaccaagcataacacataaaATCTCCACACAAGGTCAGCTTTCTTACTCTTAGACCATGcacaaattcacatcatatcacatgaccttcacataatcaacataacccaaaacaacaatcatccaactttgcctacaaggccacgatcacaacatgcttataaagtaaacatctccccactttcaaagggatcaaacctcaaaaatttatatatatatatatatatataagatactagaatcaataatctattcacaacttcatcatcatcataaaccttaggtcacaattgcccattcaaggccaacatccaatataacacaattgaccatcaattcctcataattcaatatataacaatacataaatcaatatcccataacaatctacacattaatatcacattattagctcatcatcaatagacccactttagaccCAAAAATTAGGATCAAGATATGCAAAGGTTCATgtagttttttttatgttaaaaccatcaatattaacataaatcatcatttgaaatactttcatgcaagaacccaagcttataattgaaattggggtttttagtgttcatgaaaaacattgaaatcacttcaatttggctctttgattgaaaggagaatcaaagataaaattcC
Proteins encoded in this window:
- the LOC125863738 gene encoding uncharacterized protein LOC125863738, coding for MKRARPDEQNQSRSKKRFFNQESSMVNNDRVSNPKPHRGNGGGSNFKRPRCATCEKQHLGKCLADTDGCFGCGSKGHKMLDCPTLKAKGKETNQVAHDGPDPNAPKRNHFYLLQAKRDKGLNGGTDGCSGCGSKGHKIRECLTLKAKGKETNQVAHDGPGPNAPKRNCFYLFKAKKDKGTNEGC